Within the Miscanthus floridulus cultivar M001 chromosome 17, ASM1932011v1, whole genome shotgun sequence genome, the region GGTGTGGACATGGATGCCCCGTACCCTCCCCAACGGCAGCTATAGGTATGGCTTCAATTTTTTTCGTCATGCTTTGTGTCGGGTACAACTTTGCCTTGTGTTCTTTCCTCTTCTCTTTGCATTGTTTCTTTCCAGAGCTCTCTGCCCCCTACCAGGCTCCTTCCATCTCTGATATCTTGACAACATGCCCTCCTGTCGTTCAACCAACGGTCCTGCGTTAGGACCCGCCTCTATGTCAAAGTTTAAGTTTCTAAAACAAAAACTTGACCTAGCAATCAGTAATCGTTCTTGAATTCCGAATTTCAGATATTTGAAATAAGACAAATAGTTGCATTGCATGTTGCATTGAATTGTCGGACATAAACAGTTGCATCAGAGGCGGAACAAGCGATTTTGattaaggggggggggggggggcggacaAATATGATCGCATTTTTTACTATGATAAAATATACATAATTATATGTTtcaataatttttttaaaaaattacacTATTTATAACAAAAtcataatattttaataaaaaaataggTGAAAATTGATATTTTTTGTGCTGAaaattcatatatttatatagaTATTAACATAATCTACTATgtttggtggggggggggggggggggcacggccCCGCTGGCCCCCTGGTTACGCCACTGAGTTGCATCCATACCAAaaaaataattttcatataaaaattgtagCTATATACGAGACTACAACTCTTTAAGAATTATCTTCACATACATTATTacttttatccaagctcatatgAAAAAATTATTAATGTTCAAAGGTTTGTTTGCCCATTGGTTGGGCGATATAATTTGTCCAACACTAAGGGGCGAGAAAAATGAATTCCCACGTGTCGTGGACCATTGCATTTTTCAGCGATGTTTGAATTTTCAGACAACAATATTTGACAATCAACTACAGTATAATTAAAAAAATTGTAATTTTTTCTATAGTCAAACaatgacaaaataaaaaaaatattttccggTCATTCTTCTTTTCCAGTGCTCGGCCCGTACCGCCATATCCTGCTAGGCCTGGAACTGTAGAAGCTGTGGGCCGCTCCCGTCAAACAGTATGGGCTCCTTTGTGCAGGTGGTCCGATATCGAAGGGCTTCGCAAATTCCAACGGCCCATCCCCAAGCGGATTAGAACACCTGATATTATACCGGCGGCCACGCCTCTTCCAGCAAACCctagcacgccgccgccgcctccactgcCCCGCCGCGCCTCGGCTCCCctgcctctcctctcctccaACCCAACCGCAGCCATGGTGAGTGGCCACAGCTCGCACCCTCGACCCGCCCTCGAATCCACAACGCGCACGCATTTTGCTGTGGCCGAGCTGACTAACCCCTCTCCGCGCGTGATGGTGCCTCGCaggcggacgtcgacgtcgaggCGGAGGTCGCCGCCGCGGGGCAGCCCAAGAAGAGGACGTTCCGCAAGTACAGCTACCGCGGCGTGGACCTCGACGCGCTCCTCGACATGTCCACCGACGACCTCGTCCAGCTCTTCCCCGCCCGCGCCCGCAGAAGGTAGGCGCAAGCTGCACCAGAAAATGGTGTTGTTGGCGACGGGATTCCGTGCAGGAGGGTATAATGTTTCCCGTTGTTTTGATTGCGTTTTatgctttttcattttttttgggtaTGTGTTTGGATTTAGGTTCCAGAGGGGTCTGAAGAGGAAGCCGATGGCTCTCATCAAGAGGCTGCGCACGGCGGTAATGCATTCCCTTCCTCTCTGCGATTTTGTTTCATAGATTGCTTGGTTGTCATGCCCATTGCGTTCTGTAAGTTTAATGCTGGGATGCTAGAATGTGCGATATTTGTAGTCTGGATGTTGAGTGCATATAGCAGCTAAGGGTGATATTGATATGGACATGTGGAATCATCTGACTTTTTAGATTCAGTGGGTGTAGTTTCAGACGTGTTTTGCTCACACAATCGATGGTCAGCAGAATTGAAATGGTTCTACTCACGTATTTCACTTTTGATGCTCGGCCAGAACCCTGGTTCAGACTTGCAGTAGAGATGGTTGACTTGAGGTGCATCGATAATTTTGCAGCAAACGGTGTTAGATTATTAGTATGAAATGTAATAGCAATTGCGTGATCTGAATGTTACTGTTTGAAATGGAGTCATTATTTGTTGAGCTGAAGGTTGATTTTCGTTTTATGCAGTTGCTATAAGTACGTACCAATTTATTTACCAGCTATGAAATTCAAATGCATGGCACATGGTGGTTAATATAGCATAAATGTTAGTTTTGTCCTAGAAGATTTATGCTGTGCTAGTCTGCTGCCAAGGCTCAGATGATGAGTTTCTTATGAGCACTTGAAATAATGCATGTTACAGAGTAGTCAAATGGAGCTTAAGCTATATAGTAGTTTGGAATAGTCTGTCTAGTCTGTTGACTTCTTATTCCTGTTGTATGGAATGTTATGACAATGATATTTTCTAATTAGAGTATATTTGCTCTTTGTTTTACCCACAGCAGTGAGTAGAGTTGGTAGACTTAAGAATTTGTTTATGACCTATCTATGCATTTTTTTCTGCATATTCCGATTTCATTTGATCCTGAAGATAAGTTGTTTTCTCAATTTCTACTGCTAATGCTATTGTTTGTAGCTGTTTCACTGTTTCTAAATTGTTGTCATGGAGCTAAGCTATTGCTTCGAGATCATAAAAGCTAAGCTATTAACCCATTTTCTACTTTTTACATGCACAGAAAAAGGAAGCACCTGCTGGTGAGAAGCCTGAGCCTGTCAGGACTCATCTGCGCAACATGATCATTGTGCCAGAGATGATAGGCAGCATAATTGGAGTGTACAACGGGAAAACATTCAACCAGGTTGAGATCAAGCCTGAGATGATTGGGCACTACCTTGCTGAATTCTCCATCAGTTACAAGCCCGTCAAGCACGGAAGGCCGGGTATCGGTGCTACCCACTCCTCCAGGTTCATCCCTCTCAAGTGAAGGATCCCAGGGCATGCTCGTGTTTGCGCCAAAGTTATCTGGCCCTGCTGCTATCTGTTATTGGATAAGTCTTTGTTATTTAGCATTTGGTGCTTTGTCGGAGGAACGTTTGAACACCAATGAATTATAGTTCTTTTTAGTGAAATTTTGACATGTGTGCTACACTGCTACTTGCGATTCGAATTGAAAGTAGAGATATATTGTTATCTATGGTGCAATCCCTACCCTGTTATCTGTCAGTGTATCTTGTATTCCATCCTGTATTCCTGTCTCGCTTGTCAACTGAAATATTATTTTGTGTCTTGAGTATGTCAATGAAAGGACTATTAAATTGTATTAGATGCAGTACAAAAATAGGTGATGGATGAAACCATTAAAAACGCAAGAATCATATGCTCCAATAATGGAAAGAACTAGTGCACCGTGATGACGAAATAATAAGAAATACAATGAAATTATGAGGAAATATAGAAAGGAGATGGGAACACTTGAATGAAAGTGAAGAAATCTAGAAAGAGATGACAAAATAACAAGAAATATATTGGGAttataaagaaatatagaaaggaGATGGGGACACTTGAATGAAAGTGACCTGTCCAAGTCTGTTTTGAATCCTTCCACTTTGCAATTTTTGATTTGAGAACTGAATAGAGACAGCACAAAAAGAGTTGCAGATGGACAGGTCTCAGTGTCTCACCGTAGGTTTCAGGGTATTGTAGAGTTCTTTTGTTAGTTCAAGTTCTACTTCTGTTACAAATATATAGGTTATTCACTCAATGGTGCAATGCAAACCAGCCGCTAAAATGTTCAGTCGCAGTTTTCTGTCTAAATCTTTGCAGTTTTATGTTCAGCAGATATAAGCAAAGCCCACTCTTTTATACATTAGAGGACTTCATTTGGAACCATCTAGATTGAAACTCAATAGTTCATGGGCACCAAAAACTGGCAAAAAAATACAgagggttttttattttttagcatgTACTGATGTACAACAAATTTCTCAAATGATGGAACATAGACAGAACAAGAGCTTAATATCAGTAAGCCAAAGCCACAACTTCAGTTTGTTGAAAGTCAAAAACAGTAGTGAGAATGCAGACATATCAACACTGCTATGTGCAATTCAGTTTCCTAAAGCACAGGTGCAGTCAACTTTACACAGACAACTTTTTGACTAAACATATTGGtgcaaagaaaaatgaaaacTTTATGGACGACGATAAATAACTTAAACAGTAGGCCAACATTGAGGAATGCTGAGGCATACAGAGCGGAGGTATGCAAAGTGGACAGTCGGAAGTGAAATACATAATGGGGAATGAGAAGAACAGTAACGAAATAAGGTCACAATTATTACAAACACAAAGACCTTTTTTTCAGATAATGGATAAGTTGGTGCTTCAGACCTCTTTAAACGAGAGAATCAGTTCACAATTTGTCAGTGCCTCCGAGGAGCCTGAACCTGATGAACCAAGTAAGGAGCCAGAGCAGGCCGAGACGTCCGCTGCACCCAGGCCAAAGCGCTCCGTACGGCCCAACACGCTGCTCAGCGGCCCAGAATGGCTCAAGTAGACTATATGTACTaggagagggaaagagagagggcATCAAACATTGTATCCCAAAACCTGAACCTGAATTAAGATTCGTCCTCGCCTCGCTATCGCTCGCCGCTCGTTCTTCCCCCTTCTCCTAGTTCTTCCAATTTCCTCCCCAATTTCCCCCACTCCTGGCTGATTGCTAACAATTTGGTATCAGCTTCCACGCTCTCTGCATCCTGGACACCGACCCCAATCCCCACCACCACTACACCCGTTTCTAGCGAGCTAGAGGTGCCATGGAGCCCAACTTCAAACTCATCCTCGACGAGCTGTCGCAGCTGAATCGCCGCTTCGACGACGAGCATGAGCACTGGAACCGGTTGTTCTCCGACCTGGAGCGCGGCCTCACCACCCGCGCCACCACTTTCGATGCCTGTTTCGACGCCCTGGATGTTGAgttatgatccaaattcaagtttgggccgaagcgaagcggcccattagcgttaagagggactacaccatctattagttccgtattgctaatagacgagggtgtgggATTTTTCCTCCCAATATATACGGACCACCTCCCTCATGAAAGGACGCATCATAGACTTGTATATGGGAAGGCCCCCAGGTTAGGGTATCCCTAAGTTGTAAATCTCCGACGTTTGTAATCTCGcctgatatagtgaagatttgctggctagtgcccgtggttttttcccttccaccttgggagggttttccacgttaaaatctcgtgtctcatgtatttgatctactgttcttcgtcgtttatattgcctatcgtttataacaagtggtatcagagcttggtTTGACCTTAGGGTTTTCGCGATGACatcgatgaagtttgatctaccgctgctggattacaagacgagatttgcactgtggcaagtcaagatgcaGGTGATTCTGGCACAATCTTCAGATCTTGATGAGGCACTGGACGGTTTTGGAGGAAAAGAGCAAAAGTCATGGACCGCTGAAGAGAAGCGGATGGATCGTAAGGCTTTGTCTCTGATTCAACTTCAtctacataatgatattttgcaagaaGTGTTGCAGGAGAAAACTGCCACAGAACTTTGGCTCAAGCTGaaatcgatctgtatgtccaaagatctaaccagtaagatgcacgtgaagataaagttgttcacgcacaagctgcaagaaggtggttcggtgatgaaccacttatcgatctttaaggagatcgttgccgacctagtgtcgatggaggtaaaatatgatgataaAGATTTAGCTCTTCTACTGTTATGCTCACTGCCTACTTCGTTTGTAAATTTTCGAGATACCATACTATTAAGCCATGATGAACTAACTCTTGCGGAAGTatatgaggccctccagacgagGGAGAAGATGAAAGGTATGGTTCAATTTGATgtgtcgtcctccaagggcgaagTGTTATAGGTTAGAGGTAGGCCCGAGCAGaaaacctacaacaacaacaataatcgagACAAGAGCAAGAATGGTAAAGGCCGTTCTAAGTCCAGAGGTAGGGATAAGTTCTGcaggtattgtaagaaagatactcatgtcattgaggattgttggaagctgcagaataaggagaaaagaaaTGGTATGTATAAACCAAAAAAACAAATCCGATGGTGATGGTAAGGCCTCTGTTGTCTCCGCTGTTGATACTTCTGATTCAGGAGACGTTCTGGTTgtttttgctggttgtgttgctggtcgtgATGAATGGATACTTGATTCTACATGCTCGTTTCATATATGCTCTAATATAGATTGGTTCAGTTCTTACGAGTCTGTGCAGAGTGAAGATATCGTGCGTATGGGAGATAACAACCCACATGAGATTGTGGGTATTGGCTCTGTTCAGATCAAGATGCATGATGGCATGATACGCACACTGAAAGATGTGAGACACATATCAGGGATGGCCAGAAATCTTATCTCCCTCAGCACACTTGATGCCGAGGGATACAGACACTCCGGTTCAGGTGGAGTGtgtaaggtatcaaaaggttctctCATTCATATGATATGTGATATgaattctgcaaagttatatgttcttagaggaagtactttacatggttccaacaattggtatcgtgagcccatggtaaaaaaaagctaaacctgataaaatctcgagcgtcacatatgacGGGGGCactccgatgtgtgactaaggggaagattgttggggtttagtcccacatcgtgtagcgatggtgggggagcacaacatataagacgggagaaccctcacctatggGCTAGTCTTTTAGGTTGGGAAGGCCCAATGCCTTATATgctgtagctccggtggacctgggacctgtgggaacgtaggctcgtggtaacgagccgggccgactgtaaaccagctccaagatcgcgaactcggtggtcaccaccggttccaataattggtatcagagtacatgtcaagagttccatattctagtgctgttggttcttttatgtatgccatggtttgctctcgtcttgatttatcatatgctatgagtctgGTTAGTATATACATGGCTAATCCTGGTAAAGAACATTGGAAGGCTTTTCAGTGGATTTTTAGGTACCTTCGTGGCACAATAAATGCCTGTTTGAAGTTTGGCAGGACTGATAAGGGACTCACTGGCTATGTGGATTCAGATTTTGCTGCTGATTTGGATAAGAGGAGATCTCTCATAGGTTACGTGTTCACTATTAgtggttgtgctgtgagttggagggcaacattgtagcccgttgttgccctgtctaccactgaagcagaatacatggctattgctaaagcatgtgaagaatcagtttggttgaaaagtttatttgctgagctttgtggagatgattattgcattaatttattttgtgacagtcaaagtactatatgtctcactaaagatcagatgttctataagagaacgaagcacattgatgtcaaataccattatgttcgcattgtggtcgcgcaaggtaagctgaaggtatgcaagataagcacacatgataatcctgctaatatgttgacaaagccagttcctgttgttaagtttgagctttgctcaagcttagttggtataactgTTTAGCCCAAGAGGCTATTTGGCACAGAAAGTATTTCTTTGTTATTTTAGGGTGAAGGTTCATTTTATGCTACAAGAAGGAATTTGTCttaaggtggagtttgttgagttatgatccaaattcaagcttggCCCGAAGCGAAGCggcccattagcgttaagagggactaTACCATCTATTAGTTCCGTATTGCTAACAGACGAGGGTGTGTgattttttctccctatatatacggaccacctcCCTCATGAAAGGACGCATCATAGACTTGTATACGGGAAGGCCTCCAGGTTAGGGTACCCCTAAGTTATAAATCTccgacgtttgtaacctcacccgatatagtgaagatttgctggccGGTGCCTGTGGTTTTTTTccttccaccttgggagggttttccacgttaaaatctcgtgtctcctgtgtttgatctactgttcttcgtcgtttatattgcctatcgtttataacaCTGGAGACGTCCCGCGGCGCCGACGCGGATGACCTCTCCCGCCGCATCGCCGACCTAGAGGCTGCCCCAGCGGATCCTCAGATCAACGCCGTGGAGAGGCGTCTCGCCACCCTCGAAGCTAGCTACACCGTCCACGACGCTGAGTTCACTCAGCGCTTGTCCGAGCTGGAGCGCCTCCGCGTCAACCCCGTCAAGGACGAACACCAAGGCCTTGAACTCATGGTGCCCCGAGGTCAATGGTGTGCTCGATGACGTTCGTATTGTTGTTCGGCGGTTAGAGAAGGGTCACAACCGCCAAGTGTTCGACGAAGTGCCATTGAACACGAGTCTCCTTCCAACCCCGAACAAGGCGGCCACACGCTCATCTGTCGGGTTCCCCGCCAACCAACCCATTGTTGGGCACCGCGTTGATATGACTCCACGGGATTCGGGATCCAGGGTCGTCACGACCTAGATCCCAATCCCGGGCAACGGTATGTTGCCGActtctcctcctcatcctcctcctgttCCTCGATCCCCCACCACGttacctcgtcctcttcctgaGCCACCTAGAACCACCACCCACCCTGCCATTATTGCCTACCTACCACCACGCCCACCACCTACTGACCCCTATCACCAAAATGATCCTAAAGGCCGGCTAACCAAAGTCCCATTTCCTCGGTTTGACGGCGAACAACCTCGTCGTTGGAAAACTCGTGCTGAGAAGTATTTTAACATGTACTTCGTTGAGCAATCTCTCTGGATCAGTGTTTCAGAGATGCATTTTGATGGTGCAGCCCCCTTTGGTACCAGTCCATTGAGCCCCAAGTCGCCGAGTACTCCTTGCATGAGTTTTGTGCCCTATTGCCCGATCGCTTTGATCGTGATCAGCACAAGTCTTTAATCCGCCAACTCTTCATTGTTCACCAGACCACTACAGTCACCGATTACCTCTCCCGCTTTACTCAGCTTGCTGACCAACTGAAAGCCTACTCTCCTAAACatgcagcatgttcgtttggcttgtgcttgtcgtatacgatcgtaaattttcagccggaatagtatttttctctcacacaaactagccagcagtacttcttcacgaaccagcaacgataccaaccagccaaccgaacaggctgatgaccGGCTCTATTTTATTATGCGCTTCATTGATGGTTTACGCCCAGACATTAAAGGTGTAGTGCTTTTACAAAGGCCGAAAACATTGGATACTGCCGCTACTCTTGCTCTGTTACAGGAAGAGGTGACATCGTCGCCGTACGGGCGTATTGGTCCATTTGGTGATTGGTCTACTTCATCACGCCCTACTGTCCCTGCTCGGCGACCCTTGCCGTTGCCGCCACCACCAACAGCTGGCAAGCCGACGCCTGCTGCAACTTCGGCTCAGCCGCACACTGCTCCAAATGCAGCAGCCAAACTGTCTGCTCTCAAGGCCTTCAGGCGCGCTCAAGGTCTGTGTTACAAATGTGGCGCCAAGTGGTCCAGGGTTCACACCTACAGTGCCGAGGTATTGCTGGCAGTAGAAGCTATCTGGGATTCAGTTGATGATTTATTGATTCCTGATCCTGAAAGTGAGCAACCCACAACTGAAGAGCAAGTGTTTTTGGCAATCAGTAAAGTCGCAATGGGTACTTCTGCATCAGGCCGTGTGATTCGCTTCATTGGGACGATTCAGGGCCACTCTGTTCTTATACTGCTCGACTCTGGAATTTCAGCTTCATTTATCAGCCCTAATGTCGTGGCTCGTCTTACTGGTGTGTCTGCAGTACCTCTCTCTAGCCAAGTCCGTGTTGCTGGTGGCGGACTATTGGACGGTGCTGCAACGATACCGCCAACTCCAGTGGAATGTTGGCCAGTGTTCTTTCATCTCTGACTTCCGAGTGTTACCGATTGGTGCTTATGATGCTATTGTTGGCATGGACTGGCTGTCGTCCTTTAGCCCAATGCAGATTCATTGGCAAGACAAATGGTTGCTCATTCCATACCAAGGGCAGTGGATGTTGTTGCAGGGTATTGATTCTGATCTGCCTGATAAGTTGGTGCTGCAAGTTTGTCAGGTTACCTCTGATTCTAGCTCGGACCCAACTACTGAGCCTTTACCTCCCCCAAATCCAAGCTATCCTCGATCAGTATCCTATGGTGCTTCAACCACCAATATAATTGCCTCCTTCTCGCCCATGCAACCACTCTATTCCACTAATCCCTGGCGCTCAGCCGGTCTTCATCCGTCCTTACCGCTACCCACCGGCCCTGAAGGACGAGATTGAAAAATAAGTGTGCGAAATGCTCAGCCAAGGCCTGATCCGACCCAGCTCTAGCCCGTTTTCTTGTCCTGTACTCCTTGTTAAGAAGAAAGATGTGTCCTATCGCTTCTGTGTTGACTTCCGCCAACTAAATGCCATCACTGCAAAATCCAAGTTTTCGGTCCCTGTGTTTGATCAGTTGATTGATGAGCTGTCTTCTGCCAGTTGGTTCTCCACATTGGATCTCCGGGCTGGCTTCCACCAAATACTGTTGCAGCCCAGAGAGGAACCAAAGAGTGCGTTCCAAACACACTGTGGACAGTATGAATTGACGGTCATGGCCTTTGGTCTTACGGGTGCACCGGGAACCTTTCAAGGGGCGATGAACTCTACTTTGGCCTCGGGACTTCGCAAATTCGTATTAGTCTTCTTTGATGACATCTTGGTTTACAGTGCCTCGTTTGAAGAGCATCTTCACCACTTGGACTTGGTCTTCCGATGGCTAACGGCCGATCAGTGGCGCCTCAAACTATCTAAGTGTCGGTTTGCTCAGAGGGAGATTGCCTACCTTGGCCAAGTGATTAGTGAGCGTGGCATCTCCACAGACCCTGCTAAGATCCAGACTATCTCTAGTTGGCCTACACCAGCGAATATCCATGCTCTCTGTGGATTTCTGGGTCTTTTAGGATACTATCAGAAATTCATCAGGCACTTTGGGTTGATTGCCAAGCCTCTGACTGACTTGCTCCGCAAAGATACCATGTTCATTTGGACTTCTGTGCGTGAATCAGCATTTCAGTCCCTCAAAGCAGCTTTGTGCTCGGCACCTGTTCTAGGCATCCCGGACTTTCCAAAATATTTCACATCGAGACTGATGTGTCCGGGTCTGGTGTCGGTGCGGTTCTGCTTCAAGATGGGCATCCCTTGGCTTTCATTAGCAAGGCGCTCGCACCGCGCAATCAAGGTTTATTAGCTTATGAGAAGGAGTATCTCGCTATTATTATGGCTATTGAGCAGTGGCGCCATTATCTATTGCAGGCAGAGTTTGTCGTTCATACAGATCACCACAACTTGGTGCATCTCAATGAGCAACGTCTGCATATGCCGTGGCAACAAAAGGTTTTCACTAAACTTCTCGGCTTACGCTATCGTGTTGTTTATCGCTGGGGTGTGGACAATCAGGCGGCCGACGCTCTGTCCCGTCGTGATCATGATTTGGAATTGGCAGCAGTATCCTCGCCAGTGCATACTTGCATGCATGATCTGCAACAGTGGTACAAGTCTGACACTGAAGCTCGACAGATACTGCAGCAGCTGCTCTTGGATCCAGCGGCTCACCCACCATATAAGTTACAGAATGGGATCATCATGTACCGTGGCAGAATTTGGctcaggcctcgtttagatgctgaaaaaatttcaacccaataaatagtaccattttcgtcttatttgacaaatattgtccaatcgtggaccaactaggctcaaaagattcatctcgtgatttccaactaaactgtgtaattagtttttttttacctacatttaatactccatgcaagcggctaaaaattgatgtgacggagagtgagtaaaaaacttggaattttggtggcatctaaacaaggcgtcAGTCAAAATACTACATTTCAGTCCAGGGTGCTTGTAGCCCTCCATGATAGTCCGGTGGGGGGTCACTTCGGCGCCCCAGCTACTCTGCAGAAGCTTCGTCCCTTGTTTTTCTAGCCTGGTATGCGTGCATCAGTGCTCAAGTATGTCAGACGTGTGCTCAAGCTAAGCCTGATCGCGCAGGGTACCCTGGTCTTCTATAGCCGCTACCTGTGCCGCGTGCGGGAGGtaatttccatggactttgttgaggGTCTGCCCTTGTCTAGATCTGCAAATTCGATGCTTGTGGTGGTTGATAAGTTTTCGAAGATTGCTCATTTCCTGCCGCTTCGCCACCCATTCATGACTGCCtctgttgctcgagcgtgcatgGATAATATCTTCAAGCTGCATGGCCTGCTAGTGGCGATTATATCTGACCGGGACAGGGTGTTCACAAGCAAGTTTTGGCAGTCACTTTTTCAGCTAGCCGGCACCGAGCTGCGCATGAGTACTGCTGCGCATGAGTACTGCGTACCACCCACAGAGCAATGGTCAGGCTGAGCGCGTCAACCAATGCATGGAGACGTATTTACGCTGTTTCGCTCATGCTTGTCCCAAAAGTTGGTCTCAGTGGCTCTCCTTGGGGGAATGCTGGTACAACACAAGTCTCCATTCAGCGTTGGGATGATCCCCGTTCGAGGTGCTCTATGGCTGTCAGCCTCGTCACTTGGGGTTGGATATCAACTTGGCCTCCCCTGTGCCAGAATTGACAGAGTGGCTTGACGACCAGGAACTGATGCAAGCTCTGGTTCGCCAACATCTCCTTCGTGCTCAAGCTCGCATGAAACGTCCAGCCGacaagtgtaacaccctcggtgttacaccctaaatcaattattaaaacatgtcataaacatcatgtttatgtgttaatgcatttgataaagtgtgtagattaattactgtaactcaaaatgatcaataaaaatgctaaacgaaagtaGATTCGGTAGTTCatatatatcaagtagggtttaaaactaatttttattaaacaaaaatgctatagaacatatatgtgacgcgtaaataaagtttgaagtacaaactttgtagatgacagtgaaatacttattgtcgaaaaataatattactagccaacatttccactagcttagaaatcgtaaattaaaatcaaattcagctcaaaacttagaaaaaattttaagCTCGTCAACAGCTTTAGCAAcctattttgagagattgggttaaggggtggtgtagtgttatagctcgatttggtagcctcatatgtcatcttgagcatggtaaaGATGGTTTGGCTCCTGAAGCATCCGTTTAGTCGTTTTgggcgctttaaaatttgtgcacgaCACAGCCTCGGGATGGTTGGCGCCGTGCGTGCGGTCACCGTGTAGCCACCTCGCGCCGCGCACATGGCCGTATCCCGCGCGGTCACCCTGTGTCGCCACGCTAGGTCGTTCGGGCCGCCGCGGTTTGGCCGAGGCCGGTCGCAGCGAGCCGCTGGCCCCGCGCCCTGCTGCCTAG harbors:
- the LOC136517838 gene encoding small ribosomal subunit protein uS19-like; amino-acid sequence: MADVDVEAEVAAAGQPKKRTFRKYSYRGVDLDALLDMSTDDLVQLFPARARRRFQRGLKRKPMALIKRLRTAKKEAPAGEKPEPVRTHLRNMIIVPEMIGSIIGVYNGKTFNQVEIKPEMIGHYLAEFSISYKPVKHGRPGIGATHSSRFIPLK
- the LOC136514762 gene encoding uncharacterized protein, whose translation is MEPNFKLILDELSQLNRRFDDEHEHWNRLFSDLERGLTTRATTFDACFDALDTSRGADADDLSRRIADLEAAPADPQINAVERRLATLEASYTVHDAEFTQRLSELERLRVNPVKDEHQGLELMVPRGQWCAR